One stretch of Glycine soja cultivar W05 chromosome 7, ASM419377v2, whole genome shotgun sequence DNA includes these proteins:
- the LOC114419531 gene encoding uncharacterized protein LOC114419531 isoform X1: protein MNHSTYYHCPFSKAITESHSLSESIWIITDFAYTLLGEGKKRKVVLTLEENNTKPKEEANMLAIFKDNLVNPPEELNSPASLNSSKRSKLPNEILQEFQSYNPSNAFSMSFGNDALLAYSPSNKPSIHNGFCVLDNIHCIFLGSLNNLSKLIKQYGLSKGTNDAMFIIEAYRTLRDRGPYPADQVLKELEGSFGFVIYDNKDGTVFTASGSNGQIELFWGVAADGSVVISENLELIKASCAKSFAPFPAGCMLHSGHGLMSYEHPTRKMKPMPRTDSEGFMCGANFLVDSQSRKSMMPRVGSEANWAPWGGSQA from the exons ATGAATCATTCTACCTATTATCACTGTCCGTTTTCAAAGGCAATCACTGAATCTCATTCTCTATCTGAATCTATTTGGATTATTACTGATTTTG CCTATACACTCCTTGGAGAAGGGAAGAAAAGGAAAGTAGTGCTGACATTGGAAGAGAACAATACAAAGCCAAAGGAAGAGGCAAACATGTTGGCAATTTTCAAGGATAATTTGGTCAATCCACCAGAAGAGCTAAACAGCCCTGCTTCTTTGAATTCATCAAAAAGGTCTAAACTTCCAAATGAAATCCTTCAGGAATTCCAATCCTACAACCCCTCCAATGCTTTCTCCATGAGCTTTGGAAATGATGCTTTGCTAGCTTATTCCCCTTCAAACAAGCCCTCCATTCATAACGG GTTTTGTGTTTTGGATAACATACACTGCATTTTCCTTGGGAGCCTAAACAACCTAAGCAAGCTCATAAAGCAGTATGGTCTATCAAAGGGAACCAATGATGCTATGTTTATCATAGAAGCCTATAGGACACTTCGTGACAGGGGTCCATACCCAGCTGACCAGGTCCTCAAAGAACTTGAAGGCAGTTTTGGATTTGTGATATATGACAATAAGGATGGAACAGTTTTTACTGCTTCG GGTTCTAATGGACAAATTGAGCTTTTCTGGGGTGTTGCAGCTGATGGTTCTGTAGTTATTTCTGAGAATTTGGAGCTTATAAAAGCAAGCTGTGCTAAATCGTTTGCACCATTCCCCGCTG GGTGTATGCTTCATAGTGGGCATGGTCTAATGAGCTATGAGCATCCCACGAGGAAAATGAAGCCAATGCCTAGAACTGATAGCGAAGGGTTTATGTGTGGAGCCAATTTTTTGGTGGACTCTCAATCAAGGAAGTCAATGATGCCACGTGTTGGAAGTGAAGCCAATTGGGCTCCTTGGGGGGGCTCACAAGCTTGA
- the LOC114419531 gene encoding stem-specific protein TSJT1-like isoform X2 → MLAIFKDNLVNPPEELNSPASLNSSKRSKLPNEILQEFQSYNPSNAFSMSFGNDALLAYSPSNKPSIHNGFCVLDNIHCIFLGSLNNLSKLIKQYGLSKGTNDAMFIIEAYRTLRDRGPYPADQVLKELEGSFGFVIYDNKDGTVFTASGSNGQIELFWGVAADGSVVISENLELIKASCAKSFAPFPAGCMLHSGHGLMSYEHPTRKMKPMPRTDSEGFMCGANFLVDSQSRKSMMPRVGSEANWAPWGGSQA, encoded by the exons ATGTTGGCAATTTTCAAGGATAATTTGGTCAATCCACCAGAAGAGCTAAACAGCCCTGCTTCTTTGAATTCATCAAAAAGGTCTAAACTTCCAAATGAAATCCTTCAGGAATTCCAATCCTACAACCCCTCCAATGCTTTCTCCATGAGCTTTGGAAATGATGCTTTGCTAGCTTATTCCCCTTCAAACAAGCCCTCCATTCATAACGG GTTTTGTGTTTTGGATAACATACACTGCATTTTCCTTGGGAGCCTAAACAACCTAAGCAAGCTCATAAAGCAGTATGGTCTATCAAAGGGAACCAATGATGCTATGTTTATCATAGAAGCCTATAGGACACTTCGTGACAGGGGTCCATACCCAGCTGACCAGGTCCTCAAAGAACTTGAAGGCAGTTTTGGATTTGTGATATATGACAATAAGGATGGAACAGTTTTTACTGCTTCG GGTTCTAATGGACAAATTGAGCTTTTCTGGGGTGTTGCAGCTGATGGTTCTGTAGTTATTTCTGAGAATTTGGAGCTTATAAAAGCAAGCTGTGCTAAATCGTTTGCACCATTCCCCGCTG GGTGTATGCTTCATAGTGGGCATGGTCTAATGAGCTATGAGCATCCCACGAGGAAAATGAAGCCAATGCCTAGAACTGATAGCGAAGGGTTTATGTGTGGAGCCAATTTTTTGGTGGACTCTCAATCAAGGAAGTCAATGATGCCACGTGTTGGAAGTGAAGCCAATTGGGCTCCTTGGGGGGGCTCACAAGCTTGA
- the LOC114419531 gene encoding uncharacterized protein LOC114419531 isoform X3: MNHSTYYHCPFSKAITESHSLFQQLIALLILVHLFEKAYTLLGEGKKRKVVLTLEENNTKPKEEANMLAIFKDNLVNPPEELNSPASLNSSKRSKLPNEILQEFQSYNPSNAFSMSFGNDALLAYSPSNKPSIHNGFCVLDNIHCIFLGSLNNLSKLIKQYGLSKGTNDAMFIIEAYRTLRDRGPYPADQVLKELEGSFGFVIYDNKDGTVFTASGSNGQIELFWGVAADGSVVISENLELIKASCAKSFAPFPAGCMLHSGHGLMSYEHPTRKMKPMPRTDSEGFMCGANFLVDSQSRKSMMPRVGSEANWAPWGGSQA, encoded by the exons ATGAATCATTCTACCTATTATCACTGTCCGTTTTCAAAGGCAATCACTGAATCTCATTCTC TTTTTCAGCAGTTAATTGCTCTATTGATACTTGTTCATTTATTTGAGAAAGCCTATACACTCCTTGGAGAAGGGAAGAAAAGGAAAGTAGTGCTGACATTGGAAGAGAACAATACAAAGCCAAAGGAAGAGGCAAACATGTTGGCAATTTTCAAGGATAATTTGGTCAATCCACCAGAAGAGCTAAACAGCCCTGCTTCTTTGAATTCATCAAAAAGGTCTAAACTTCCAAATGAAATCCTTCAGGAATTCCAATCCTACAACCCCTCCAATGCTTTCTCCATGAGCTTTGGAAATGATGCTTTGCTAGCTTATTCCCCTTCAAACAAGCCCTCCATTCATAACGG GTTTTGTGTTTTGGATAACATACACTGCATTTTCCTTGGGAGCCTAAACAACCTAAGCAAGCTCATAAAGCAGTATGGTCTATCAAAGGGAACCAATGATGCTATGTTTATCATAGAAGCCTATAGGACACTTCGTGACAGGGGTCCATACCCAGCTGACCAGGTCCTCAAAGAACTTGAAGGCAGTTTTGGATTTGTGATATATGACAATAAGGATGGAACAGTTTTTACTGCTTCG GGTTCTAATGGACAAATTGAGCTTTTCTGGGGTGTTGCAGCTGATGGTTCTGTAGTTATTTCTGAGAATTTGGAGCTTATAAAAGCAAGCTGTGCTAAATCGTTTGCACCATTCCCCGCTG GGTGTATGCTTCATAGTGGGCATGGTCTAATGAGCTATGAGCATCCCACGAGGAAAATGAAGCCAATGCCTAGAACTGATAGCGAAGGGTTTATGTGTGGAGCCAATTTTTTGGTGGACTCTCAATCAAGGAAGTCAATGATGCCACGTGTTGGAAGTGAAGCCAATTGGGCTCCTTGGGGGGGCTCACAAGCTTGA